Proteins co-encoded in one Arachis hypogaea cultivar Tifrunner chromosome 11, arahy.Tifrunner.gnm2.J5K5, whole genome shotgun sequence genomic window:
- the LOC112722789 gene encoding BTB/POZ domain-containing protein At5g47800 isoform X1, which produces MKFMKLGTRPDTFFTEQATRTLISEIPADLVIQINDITYLLHKLQFPLLPKCGLLQRLCYDSSDSESFSLELHDIPGGEEAFELCAKFCYGISINISAHNFVSALCAAKFLRMNDSIEKGNFVGKLEAFFNSCLLEGWKDSIATLQTTATLPEWSENLGIVRKCIDSIIEKVLTPPQQVKWSYTYTRPGYNKKQHHSVPKDWWTEDISDLDIDLFRCIVMAVRSTYVLPPQLIGEALHVYACRWLPGVTKLRYSGSSASQTDESKAKNRKILETIVSMIPADRGSVSVGFLFRLLSISIQLGVSSVTKTELIRRASLQFEEATVSDLLYPSKSSSDQNYYDIELVLAVLETFLKLWKRMSPGAVDSNYFLRSIRNVGKLIDSYLQVVARDENMLVSKFVSLAETVPGIARVEHDDLYQAVNIYLKVHPDLNKTDKKRLCGILDCQRLSPEARAHAVKNELLPLRTVVQLLYFEQEKGSTNKGEITTNKLPKPHEILLGAKHRPRDAQSKQSLALDKEELNVEEATTRASLPPESREKKTLHHLSSKRLDGKLPLDLERKMVIKGDIEETGSEREKVRGHIREESVSSCKLELDPKKIIERARSKSEHGREKGR; this is translated from the exons ATGAAGTTCATGAAACTTGGGACAAGACCAGACACTTTCTTCACTGAACAAGCTACCAG GACTCTGATATCTGAGATCCCTGCAGACCTTGTGATACAAATCAACGATATTACTTATCTGCTACACAAG CTGCAGTTTCCGCTTCTTCCGAAATGTGGTCTTCTACAAAGGCTTTGCTATGATTCAAGTGATTCTGAGAGCTTCTCTCTTGAACTTCATGATATACCAGGAGGGGAAGAGGCTTTTGAACTCTGTGCCAAGTTCTGCTATGGAATTTCAATCAACATTAGTGCCCATAACTTTGTATCCGCGCTCTGTGCTGCCAAGTTCCTAAGAATGAATGATTCCATTGAGAAGGGAAACTTCGTAGGAAAACTTGAGGCTTTCTTCAATTCATGCCTTCTTGAAGGTTGGAAGGATTCCATTGCCACGCTTCAGACAACTGCTACCTTACCAGAGTGGTCTGAGAATCTTGGAATTGTCAGAAAATGCATTGATTCAATCATAGAGAAAGTCCTCACACCCCCACAACAG GTGAAATGGTCCTACACCTACACTAGGCCCGGTTACAACAAGAAACAACACCATTCTGTCCCAAAGGATTGGTGGACAGAAGATATTTCTGATCTTGACATAGATCTCTTCAGGTGTATAGTTATGGCTGTTAGATCAACCTATGTGCTCCCTCCACAGCTTATTGGCGAAGCATTGCATGTCTATGCCTGCAGGTGGCTACCAGGTGTCACAAAGCTTAGATATTCAGGCAGTTCAGCATCTCAGACAGATGAATCTAAGGCAAAGAACCGCAAAATTCTTGAAACAATCGTGAGCATGATTCCAGCAGACAGAGGATCAGTTTCAGTTGGATTCTTGTTTAGACTACTAAGCATTTCGATTCAGCTCGGTGTCTCCTCTGTGACGAAAACAGAGCTAATAAGAAGAGCAAGCCTTCAGTTTGAGGAGGCAACAGTCAGCGACCTGCTTTATCCCTCAAAATCTTCTTCGGATCAGAATTATTATGACATAGAGTTAGTTTTAGCAGTGTTGGAAACTTTCTTGAAGCTTTGGAAAAGAATGTCCCCAGGTGCCGTGGATAGCAACTACTTTTTGAGATCTATCAGAAATGTTGGAAAGCTCATTGATTCTTATCTTCAAGTGGTTGCAAGGGATGAGAACATGCTGGTGTCGAAGTTTGTGTCTCTTGCTGAAACTGTGCCCGGCATTGCCCGAGTAGAGCACGATGACCTCTACCAGGCAGTTAACATCTATCTTAAG GTGCACCCTGATCTGAACAAGACAGACAAGAAGAGACTTTGTGGGATTCTAGACTGCCAAAGACTGTCCCCAGAAGCACGTGCCCATGCTGTGAAGAACGAGCTTCTGCCATTGAGAACAGTGGTGCAGCTGCTCTACTTCGAGCAAGAGAAAGGCTCCACCAACAAGGGGGAAATAACCACTAACAAACTACCAAAACCGCATGAGATACTTCTTGGAGCCAAGCATAGACCAAGAGATGCACAAAGCAAGCAGTCACTGGCCTTGGATAAAGAAGAACTCAACGTGGAAGAAGCCACAACAAGAGCCTCTCTTCCTCCTGAAAGCAGAGAAAAGAAGACTCTTCACCACTTGAGTAGTAAGAGATTAGATGGTAAGTTGCCATTGGACTTGGAGAGAAAGATGGTTATAAAAGGAGACATTGAAGAAACAGGGTCAGAGAGGGAGAAGGTGAGGGGACACATCAGAGAGGAAAGTGTTTCGAGCTGCAAGTTGGAGTTGGATCCTAAGAAGATCATAGAGAGAGCAAGAAGTAAATCAGAACATGGACGTGAAAAGGGTAGGTAG
- the LOC112722789 gene encoding BTB/POZ domain-containing protein At5g47800 isoform X2, whose amino-acid sequence MKFMKLGTRPDTFFTEQATRTLISEIPADLVIQINDITYLLHKFPLLPKCGLLQRLCYDSSDSESFSLELHDIPGGEEAFELCAKFCYGISINISAHNFVSALCAAKFLRMNDSIEKGNFVGKLEAFFNSCLLEGWKDSIATLQTTATLPEWSENLGIVRKCIDSIIEKVLTPPQQVKWSYTYTRPGYNKKQHHSVPKDWWTEDISDLDIDLFRCIVMAVRSTYVLPPQLIGEALHVYACRWLPGVTKLRYSGSSASQTDESKAKNRKILETIVSMIPADRGSVSVGFLFRLLSISIQLGVSSVTKTELIRRASLQFEEATVSDLLYPSKSSSDQNYYDIELVLAVLETFLKLWKRMSPGAVDSNYFLRSIRNVGKLIDSYLQVVARDENMLVSKFVSLAETVPGIARVEHDDLYQAVNIYLKVHPDLNKTDKKRLCGILDCQRLSPEARAHAVKNELLPLRTVVQLLYFEQEKGSTNKGEITTNKLPKPHEILLGAKHRPRDAQSKQSLALDKEELNVEEATTRASLPPESREKKTLHHLSSKRLDGKLPLDLERKMVIKGDIEETGSEREKVRGHIREESVSSCKLELDPKKIIERARSKSEHGREKGR is encoded by the exons ATGAAGTTCATGAAACTTGGGACAAGACCAGACACTTTCTTCACTGAACAAGCTACCAG GACTCTGATATCTGAGATCCCTGCAGACCTTGTGATACAAATCAACGATATTACTTATCTGCTACACAAG TTTCCGCTTCTTCCGAAATGTGGTCTTCTACAAAGGCTTTGCTATGATTCAAGTGATTCTGAGAGCTTCTCTCTTGAACTTCATGATATACCAGGAGGGGAAGAGGCTTTTGAACTCTGTGCCAAGTTCTGCTATGGAATTTCAATCAACATTAGTGCCCATAACTTTGTATCCGCGCTCTGTGCTGCCAAGTTCCTAAGAATGAATGATTCCATTGAGAAGGGAAACTTCGTAGGAAAACTTGAGGCTTTCTTCAATTCATGCCTTCTTGAAGGTTGGAAGGATTCCATTGCCACGCTTCAGACAACTGCTACCTTACCAGAGTGGTCTGAGAATCTTGGAATTGTCAGAAAATGCATTGATTCAATCATAGAGAAAGTCCTCACACCCCCACAACAG GTGAAATGGTCCTACACCTACACTAGGCCCGGTTACAACAAGAAACAACACCATTCTGTCCCAAAGGATTGGTGGACAGAAGATATTTCTGATCTTGACATAGATCTCTTCAGGTGTATAGTTATGGCTGTTAGATCAACCTATGTGCTCCCTCCACAGCTTATTGGCGAAGCATTGCATGTCTATGCCTGCAGGTGGCTACCAGGTGTCACAAAGCTTAGATATTCAGGCAGTTCAGCATCTCAGACAGATGAATCTAAGGCAAAGAACCGCAAAATTCTTGAAACAATCGTGAGCATGATTCCAGCAGACAGAGGATCAGTTTCAGTTGGATTCTTGTTTAGACTACTAAGCATTTCGATTCAGCTCGGTGTCTCCTCTGTGACGAAAACAGAGCTAATAAGAAGAGCAAGCCTTCAGTTTGAGGAGGCAACAGTCAGCGACCTGCTTTATCCCTCAAAATCTTCTTCGGATCAGAATTATTATGACATAGAGTTAGTTTTAGCAGTGTTGGAAACTTTCTTGAAGCTTTGGAAAAGAATGTCCCCAGGTGCCGTGGATAGCAACTACTTTTTGAGATCTATCAGAAATGTTGGAAAGCTCATTGATTCTTATCTTCAAGTGGTTGCAAGGGATGAGAACATGCTGGTGTCGAAGTTTGTGTCTCTTGCTGAAACTGTGCCCGGCATTGCCCGAGTAGAGCACGATGACCTCTACCAGGCAGTTAACATCTATCTTAAG GTGCACCCTGATCTGAACAAGACAGACAAGAAGAGACTTTGTGGGATTCTAGACTGCCAAAGACTGTCCCCAGAAGCACGTGCCCATGCTGTGAAGAACGAGCTTCTGCCATTGAGAACAGTGGTGCAGCTGCTCTACTTCGAGCAAGAGAAAGGCTCCACCAACAAGGGGGAAATAACCACTAACAAACTACCAAAACCGCATGAGATACTTCTTGGAGCCAAGCATAGACCAAGAGATGCACAAAGCAAGCAGTCACTGGCCTTGGATAAAGAAGAACTCAACGTGGAAGAAGCCACAACAAGAGCCTCTCTTCCTCCTGAAAGCAGAGAAAAGAAGACTCTTCACCACTTGAGTAGTAAGAGATTAGATGGTAAGTTGCCATTGGACTTGGAGAGAAAGATGGTTATAAAAGGAGACATTGAAGAAACAGGGTCAGAGAGGGAGAAGGTGAGGGGACACATCAGAGAGGAAAGTGTTTCGAGCTGCAAGTTGGAGTTGGATCCTAAGAAGATCATAGAGAGAGCAAGAAGTAAATCAGAACATGGACGTGAAAAGGGTAGGTAG